The Streptomyces pactum genome contains a region encoding:
- a CDS encoding YihY/virulence factor BrkB family protein: protein MARLHLPHRGKHTKNDTKNDTTDDTKNDASDGTADETSPGDYGPDASTERAAPGSPTDLPKRSWFALLRRVVSEFKDDELTDRAAALTYYGILSLFPALLVLVSLLGIAGQSATQEVLDNIQKLAPGAARDVITNAVEQLQAKAGLGSVLAVVGVVGAVWSASGYVAAFIRAANAVYDVPEGRPVWKVLPLRVALTVVLLVLAVVSALIVVFTGSLAQQVGTALGVGDTAMTVWSIAKWPVLVVLVTFMIAILYWSTPNARLKGFKWITPGSVVALLIWLLASAGFAFYVANFGSYNKTYGTLAGVIIFLVWLWVTNLAILLGLEFDAELARQRVIDGGYPPDDEPYVEPRDTRAWDDADRRRAAPGE, encoded by the coding sequence ATGGCCCGACTGCATCTCCCCCATCGCGGGAAGCACACGAAGAACGACACGAAGAACGACACGACCGACGACACGAAGAACGACGCGTCGGACGGCACCGCGGACGAGACATCGCCCGGGGACTACGGTCCGGACGCCTCCACCGAACGCGCCGCCCCCGGCTCCCCCACCGACTTGCCCAAGCGCTCGTGGTTCGCGCTGCTGCGGCGCGTGGTCTCCGAGTTCAAGGACGACGAGCTGACCGACCGGGCCGCCGCCCTCACCTACTACGGGATCCTGTCGCTGTTCCCGGCCTTGCTGGTGCTGGTCTCCCTGCTCGGGATCGCCGGGCAGTCGGCCACCCAGGAGGTGCTCGACAACATCCAGAAGCTGGCGCCGGGCGCCGCGCGGGACGTCATCACCAACGCGGTGGAACAGTTGCAGGCCAAGGCCGGTCTGGGTTCCGTGCTGGCGGTGGTCGGCGTGGTCGGTGCGGTCTGGTCGGCGTCCGGCTACGTCGCCGCGTTCATCCGCGCGGCGAACGCGGTGTACGACGTGCCCGAGGGACGTCCGGTGTGGAAGGTGCTGCCGCTGCGGGTGGCCCTGACCGTGGTGCTGCTGGTGCTCGCCGTGGTCAGCGCGCTGATCGTCGTGTTCACCGGCAGCCTGGCCCAGCAGGTGGGCACCGCGCTCGGCGTCGGCGACACCGCCATGACGGTATGGTCGATCGCCAAGTGGCCGGTGCTGGTCGTGCTCGTCACGTTCATGATCGCGATCCTGTACTGGTCCACCCCGAACGCCCGGCTCAAGGGCTTCAAGTGGATCACGCCGGGCAGCGTCGTCGCCCTGCTGATCTGGCTGCTCGCCTCCGCCGGCTTCGCGTTCTACGTGGCCAACTTCGGTTCGTACAACAAGACGTACGGCACCCTGGCCGGCGTCATCATCTTCCTGGTGTGGCTGTGGGTGACGAACCTGGCCATTCTGCTCGGCCTCGAGTTCGACGCCGAACTGGCCCGGCAGCGTGTGATCGACGGCGGCTACCCGCCCGACGACGAACCGTACGTCGAGCCGCGCGACACCCGGGCCTGGGACGACGCGGACCGGCGGCGCGCGGCACCGGGAGAGTGA
- a CDS encoding SDR family NAD(P)-dependent oxidoreductase: MNLDLGGRTALVTGSSQGIGAAIAAGLARAGATVGVNGRDAGRLEESVGRLQAEVPDGVFVPVASDLGTAEGAERALATLPDVDILVNNLGVFGAVPALEISDDEWRRYFEINVLAGVRLTRAHLPRMRERGWGRVLYVASDSAVVIPAEMIHYGVSKTALLAVSRGFAKEAAGSGVTVNSVIAGPTHTEGVEDFVYQLVDRDLPWDEAQRAFMREHRPQSLLQRLIEPEEIAHLVVYLSSPQASATTGAAVRVDGGYVDSILP, from the coding sequence ATGAACCTCGACCTCGGCGGACGGACCGCGCTGGTGACGGGCTCCTCGCAGGGCATCGGAGCGGCGATCGCCGCCGGGCTGGCCCGGGCCGGCGCCACGGTGGGCGTCAACGGACGTGACGCCGGCCGACTGGAGGAGAGCGTCGGGAGACTGCAAGCCGAGGTGCCGGACGGCGTGTTCGTGCCGGTCGCGTCGGATCTCGGCACCGCCGAGGGGGCCGAGCGGGCCCTTGCGACGCTGCCCGACGTGGACATCCTCGTGAACAACCTCGGCGTCTTCGGCGCGGTGCCCGCGCTGGAGATCAGCGACGACGAGTGGCGCCGCTACTTCGAGATCAACGTCCTCGCGGGCGTCAGGCTGACGCGCGCACATCTCCCCCGGATGAGGGAACGGGGCTGGGGCCGGGTGCTCTACGTCGCGAGTGACTCCGCCGTCGTGATCCCGGCCGAGATGATCCACTACGGGGTGTCCAAGACCGCGCTGCTCGCCGTGAGCCGTGGCTTCGCCAAGGAGGCGGCGGGCAGCGGTGTCACGGTGAACTCCGTCATCGCGGGGCCCACGCACACCGAGGGGGTCGAGGACTTCGTGTACCAGTTGGTCGACCGCGACCTGCCGTGGGACGAGGCACAGCGCGCCTTCATGCGCGAGCACCGCCCGCAGTCGCTGCTCCAGCGGCTGATCGAGCCCGAGGAGATCGCCCACCTCGTGGTGTACCTGAGCTCGCCCCAGGCGTCCGCCACGACCGGCGCGGCCGTCCGTGTCGACGGGGGATACGTCGACTCGATCCTCCCGTAG
- a CDS encoding (2Fe-2S)-binding protein: MDSQHEGTAPASPPQTSRSETTLRVNGKPHTLSVDHRRVLLDLLREDLGLGGAKKGCDHGQCGACTVLVDGRRVNSCLLFAVALDGCEITTVEGLAGDGEELHPLQRAFLERDAFQCGYCTPGQICSALGALAEAAAGHPSHVTDPRTPSGEPVPLGREEIRERLSGNICRCGAYPRIADAVEDVIP; the protein is encoded by the coding sequence ATGGACAGCCAGCACGAGGGCACCGCCCCCGCTTCCCCACCTCAAACGTCCCGGTCCGAGACCACGCTCCGCGTCAACGGCAAACCGCACACCCTCAGCGTCGACCACCGCCGGGTCCTGCTGGACCTGCTGAGGGAGGACCTCGGGCTGGGGGGCGCCAAGAAGGGCTGCGACCACGGACAGTGCGGCGCCTGTACGGTCCTGGTGGACGGGCGCCGCGTCAACAGTTGCCTGCTGTTCGCCGTCGCCCTGGACGGCTGCGAGATCACCACCGTCGAGGGCCTCGCCGGGGACGGCGAGGAACTGCATCCGCTGCAGCGGGCGTTCCTGGAGCGCGACGCCTTCCAGTGCGGGTACTGCACGCCGGGCCAGATCTGCTCGGCGCTCGGCGCGCTCGCCGAGGCCGCGGCCGGGCACCCGTCGCACGTCACCGATCCGCGGACGCCCTCCGGCGAGCCCGTGCCGCTGGGCCGGGAGGAGATCCGGGAGCGGCTGAGCGGCAACATCTGCCGGTGCGGTGCGTATCCGCGTATCGCCGACGCGGTCGAGGACGTGATCCCGTGA
- a CDS encoding FAD binding domain-containing protein, whose translation MKPFAYVRAGSVEEATDAFAAHPGARYLGGGTNLVDLMKLGVETPAALVDVTRLPLDAVAELPDGALRVGAMVRNSDLAAHPAVRDRYPALSQALLAGASGQLRNAATTGGNLLQRTRCPYFQDLSKPCNKRAPGTGCGALEGVHRDHAVLGHSEQCIATHPSDMAVALAALDARVELHGPEGTRSVPAADFHRLPGQHPERDTEILPGELITGVVLPSATAGLPSEYRKARDRASYAFALASVAAVLHVADGVVERAGVAFGALAHRPWRARRAEDALVGAAPTTAAFEHAVDLELAAAEPLRDNAYKVPLARRLALDVLGRLAPPTTT comes from the coding sequence GTGAAGCCCTTCGCCTACGTACGGGCCGGCAGCGTCGAGGAGGCCACCGACGCGTTCGCCGCCCACCCCGGCGCCCGCTACCTCGGCGGCGGCACCAACCTCGTCGACCTGATGAAGCTGGGCGTGGAGACGCCCGCCGCGCTCGTCGACGTCACCCGGCTCCCGCTGGACGCGGTGGCGGAACTGCCCGACGGCGCGCTGCGGGTCGGCGCGATGGTGCGCAACAGCGACCTCGCGGCCCACCCCGCCGTCCGCGACCGCTACCCCGCGCTCTCGCAGGCCCTGCTCGCGGGCGCCTCGGGGCAGTTGCGCAACGCCGCCACCACGGGCGGCAACCTGCTGCAGCGCACCCGCTGCCCCTACTTCCAGGACCTGTCCAAGCCCTGCAACAAGCGGGCGCCCGGCACCGGCTGCGGCGCACTGGAAGGCGTGCACCGCGATCACGCGGTGCTCGGCCACTCCGAGCAGTGCATCGCCACCCACCCCTCGGACATGGCGGTGGCGCTCGCCGCCCTCGACGCCCGCGTGGAACTGCACGGGCCCGAGGGCACGCGGAGCGTTCCCGCCGCCGACTTCCACCGGCTGCCGGGGCAGCACCCGGAGCGGGACACGGAGATCCTCCCCGGCGAGCTGATCACCGGCGTGGTCCTGCCGTCCGCCACGGCCGGGCTGCCGTCGGAGTACCGCAAGGCGCGGGACCGGGCGTCGTACGCCTTCGCCCTGGCCTCCGTCGCCGCGGTGCTGCACGTGGCGGACGGAGTGGTGGAGCGGGCCGGGGTCGCCTTCGGGGCGCTGGCGCACCGGCCCTGGCGGGCCCGGCGGGCCGAGGACGCGCTGGTGGGCGCGGCGCCCACCACGGCGGCGTTCGAGCACGCCGTCGACCTGGAGCTGGCCGCCGCCGAGCCGCTGCGGGACAACGCCTACAAGGTGCCGCTGGCCCGCCGGCTGGCGCTGGACGTACTGGGCCGGCTCGCCCCGCCGACCACGACCTGA
- a CDS encoding xanthine dehydrogenase family protein molybdopterin-binding subunit has product MTGTETVLGAPAERREGREKVTGTARYAAEYDAPGRAQAWPVPAAVARGRVTGVDTAPALALPGVLAVLTHENAPRLGDPDDPTLALLQSPQVPHRGWFVGLVVAETLEAARAGAAAVRVTYEAEGHDVTLTAAHPKAYVPESANGGFPAVTEHGDPDGAFASSATRLDVEYRVPPLHNHPMEPHTSTARWDGGRLTVHSSSQGTSAVRAELARMFEVPEERITVLAEHVGGGFGSKGTPRPDVVLAAMAARETGRPVTVALPRRYLPAVVGHRAPTLHRLRLGAGTGGRLTSLVHEVTTHTSRVKEFVEQAAVPARVMYAAPALRTRHRVVPLDVPTPSWMRAPGECPGMYALESAMDELAVELGMDPVELRIRNEPETEPDSGKPFSSRHLVECLHEGARRFGWEGRDPRPGSRSAGPLLVGSGVAAATYPVLVSPCAASARALPDGGFLVRVNATDIGTGARTVCAQVAADALGVPLDRVRIEVADSDIGFAPMAGGSSGTASWGWAVHEACVRLTGRLAEHSGPLPDEGIAADADTSGAADAESPFARHAFGAHFAEVTVDTVSGEVRVRRLLGVFAAGRILNARTARSQFIGGMTMGLGMALTEDSTVDPAFGDFTESDLASYHVPAHADVSAVEAHWIDEDDAHLNPMGSKGIGEIGIVGSAAAVGNAVHHATGIRFRELPLTPDRVLTGLLEHEHPAGMLGT; this is encoded by the coding sequence ATGACCGGCACCGAGACCGTCCTGGGCGCCCCAGCCGAGCGCCGGGAGGGGCGGGAGAAGGTCACCGGCACCGCCCGGTACGCCGCCGAGTACGACGCTCCCGGCCGCGCCCAGGCCTGGCCCGTGCCGGCGGCGGTCGCGCGGGGACGGGTGACCGGCGTCGACACCGCCCCGGCGCTCGCGCTGCCCGGCGTGCTCGCCGTGCTCACGCACGAGAACGCGCCCCGGCTCGGGGACCCGGACGACCCCACCCTCGCCCTGCTGCAGAGCCCGCAGGTCCCGCACCGGGGCTGGTTCGTGGGCCTGGTGGTGGCCGAGACCCTGGAGGCGGCGCGGGCCGGTGCCGCCGCCGTCCGTGTCACGTACGAGGCGGAGGGCCACGACGTGACGCTCACCGCCGCACATCCGAAGGCGTACGTCCCCGAGTCGGCCAACGGCGGGTTTCCGGCCGTCACCGAACACGGCGACCCCGACGGCGCCTTCGCGTCCTCGGCGACGCGGCTCGACGTCGAGTACCGGGTACCGCCTCTGCACAACCATCCGATGGAGCCGCACACCAGCACGGCGCGGTGGGACGGCGGCCGGCTGACCGTGCACTCCTCCAGCCAGGGCACCAGCGCCGTGCGCGCGGAGCTCGCCAGGATGTTCGAGGTGCCCGAGGAGCGGATCACCGTCCTGGCCGAGCACGTGGGCGGCGGCTTCGGGTCGAAGGGCACGCCCCGCCCCGACGTGGTGCTGGCCGCGATGGCGGCACGGGAGACCGGCCGGCCGGTCACCGTCGCGCTGCCGCGCCGCTACCTGCCCGCCGTCGTCGGCCACCGTGCGCCGACCCTGCACCGGCTGCGCCTGGGGGCCGGCACGGGCGGCCGGCTCACGTCCCTCGTGCACGAGGTGACGACGCACACCTCCCGGGTGAAGGAGTTCGTGGAACAGGCGGCGGTCCCGGCGCGCGTCATGTACGCCGCCCCCGCCCTGCGCACGCGCCACCGCGTGGTGCCGCTGGACGTGCCCACGCCGTCCTGGATGCGTGCCCCGGGCGAGTGCCCCGGCATGTACGCGCTCGAGTCCGCGATGGACGAACTGGCCGTCGAACTCGGTATGGACCCGGTCGAACTGCGGATCCGCAACGAGCCGGAGACCGAGCCCGACAGCGGCAAGCCGTTCAGCAGCAGGCATCTCGTGGAGTGCCTGCACGAGGGCGCCCGCCGCTTCGGCTGGGAGGGCCGCGATCCGCGACCGGGATCCCGCAGCGCCGGTCCCCTGCTGGTCGGCAGCGGGGTCGCCGCGGCCACGTATCCGGTCCTGGTGTCGCCGTGCGCGGCGTCCGCGCGGGCCCTGCCCGACGGCGGTTTCCTGGTGCGCGTCAACGCCACCGACATCGGCACGGGCGCCCGGACGGTCTGTGCCCAGGTCGCGGCCGACGCCCTCGGCGTGCCGCTGGACCGGGTCCGTATCGAAGTGGCCGACAGCGACATCGGTTTCGCGCCCATGGCCGGCGGCTCCTCGGGCACCGCCTCCTGGGGGTGGGCCGTGCACGAGGCGTGCGTGCGGCTGACCGGCCGCCTGGCCGAGCACTCCGGGCCGCTGCCCGACGAGGGGATCGCGGCCGACGCCGACACCTCCGGCGCCGCCGACGCCGAGAGTCCCTTCGCACGCCACGCGTTCGGCGCGCACTTCGCCGAGGTCACCGTCGACACGGTCAGCGGCGAGGTCAGGGTGAGGCGGCTGCTCGGCGTCTTCGCGGCGGGACGCATCCTCAACGCCCGCACGGCGCGCTCCCAGTTCATCGGGGGTATGACGATGGGCCTGGGCATGGCGCTGACCGAGGACAGCACGGTGGACCCGGCGTTCGGCGACTTCACCGAGTCCGACCTGGCCTCGTACCACGTGCCCGCGCACGCCGACGTCTCGGCGGTGGAGGCGCACTGGATCGACGAGGACGACGCCCACCTCAACCCGATGGGCAGCAAGGGCATCGGCGAGATCGGCATCGTCGGCTCGGCCGCGGCCGTCGGCAACGCCGTCCACCACGCCACGGGCATCCGCTTCCGTGAACTCCCCCTCACTCCGGACCGGGTGCTCACCGGTCTGCTCGAACACGAGCATCCGGCCGGCATGTTGGGAACGTGA
- a CDS encoding YkvA family protein: protein MDTTTMVIAAVVLLAAAVLAAAVGVLVRLVRTRRDLRRAGLPTGPRWVFWGAVLYLVLPADLVPDPVYLDDIGVLLLALRSARGSVGGRRETADRRESTGPPHDYAA from the coding sequence GTGGATACGACCACGATGGTGATCGCCGCGGTGGTGCTGCTCGCGGCAGCCGTCCTCGCGGCGGCGGTCGGCGTCCTGGTGCGGCTGGTCCGCACCCGGCGGGACCTCCGACGGGCCGGGCTGCCCACCGGTCCGAGGTGGGTCTTCTGGGGCGCCGTCCTCTACTTGGTACTGCCGGCCGACCTGGTGCCCGATCCCGTCTACCTGGACGACATCGGTGTACTGCTCCTCGCCCTGCGCTCCGCGCGCGGCTCTGTCGGCGGGCGGAGGGAGACCGCGGACCGGCGGGAAAGCACCGGCCCGCCTCATGACTACGCTGCGTAA
- the tgmA gene encoding putative ATP-grasp-modified RiPP — protein MKPFALNYARPAVELDATTPYVYDSGLQLNVLSDGRVAACDHALLRDLGTTTSTAGSKTHFDD, from the coding sequence ATGAAACCGTTCGCGCTCAACTACGCACGCCCGGCAGTGGAGTTGGACGCCACGACTCCGTACGTCTACGACTCCGGGCTGCAGTTGAACGTGCTTTCGGACGGGCGGGTGGCCGCCTGTGACCACGCCTTGTTGAGAGACCTGGGGACCACGACCTCCACCGCGGGGTCGAAGACTCACTTCGACGACTGA
- the tgmB gene encoding ATP-grasp ribosomal peptide maturase: MTVLILTCEEDVTADMVVVHLNASGVPVVRLDPADLTDSVALSGEFVHGSFRGHLSSGGRLVSIGGLRSVWVRRPGGAATRAAEPSAWLTEESGQALYGMLRDCGARWMNQPDAAHRARYKPWQLRLAQQCGLPVPATLITTFPRAAREFAERYPDLVVKPVSGAHPQDPPLAVPTSRVPPEADFSAVAHGPTLLQRRVAKRADIRLTVVGDELLAARKTTLAGLDPDDVDVRFSASPEPWRPAEVPPRVAEAVRAYLRAAGLAYGALDFAEDGDGTWWFLECNQSGQFGFVEVDTGQPIARTIAEWLARPGAGDPVDAGGPGTTAVG, from the coding sequence ATGACCGTCTTGATCCTGACCTGTGAAGAGGACGTCACCGCCGACATGGTGGTGGTGCACCTGAACGCGTCGGGTGTACCGGTGGTCCGCCTGGACCCCGCCGACCTGACCGACTCCGTCGCGCTCTCCGGCGAGTTCGTGCACGGCTCGTTCCGGGGCCATCTGTCCTCGGGGGGCCGCCTGGTGAGCATCGGCGGGCTGCGGTCCGTCTGGGTGCGCAGGCCGGGCGGCGCGGCCACGCGGGCCGCCGAGCCCTCCGCGTGGCTGACCGAGGAGTCCGGGCAGGCGCTCTACGGCATGCTCCGTGACTGCGGGGCGCGCTGGATGAACCAGCCCGACGCGGCGCACCGGGCCCGGTACAAGCCGTGGCAACTGCGTCTCGCGCAGCAGTGCGGGCTGCCCGTGCCGGCGACGCTGATCACGACGTTCCCACGCGCCGCCCGGGAGTTCGCCGAGCGCTACCCGGACCTGGTCGTCAAGCCCGTCTCGGGCGCGCATCCGCAGGACCCGCCCCTGGCGGTGCCGACCAGCAGGGTGCCGCCCGAGGCCGACTTCTCCGCCGTCGCCCACGGCCCGACGCTGCTGCAACGCCGGGTCGCCAAGCGTGCCGACATCCGTCTCACGGTCGTCGGCGACGAGTTGCTGGCCGCGCGCAAGACGACCCTCGCGGGCCTGGACCCCGACGACGTGGACGTCCGATTCTCGGCGTCCCCCGAGCCGTGGCGGCCCGCCGAGGTGCCGCCCCGCGTCGCCGAGGCCGTCCGCGCCTACCTCCGCGCGGCGGGACTGGCCTACGGTGCCCTCGACTTCGCCGAGGACGGCGACGGAACCTGGTGGTTCCTGGAGTGCAACCAGTCGGGGCAGTTCGGCTTCGTCGAGGTGGACACCGGTCAGCCGATCGCCCGCACCATCGCCGAGTGGCTGGCCCGGCCCGGCGCCGGGGATCCGGTGGACGCCGGCGGCCCGGGCACGACGGCCGTCGGATGA
- a CDS encoding GlxA family transcriptional regulator gives MHCVAILVLDDVVPFDMAAPMQAFDWTRLPDGRRPYRVRLCAESPEVRTEGLALRIDRGLEALESADTIIVPGRSEEHGPPSERVLAALRRAAGAGTRIASVCVGAFVLAEAGLLDGLRATTHWIAAAELARRHPRVEVQPDVLYVDNGQILTSAGAAAGLDMCLHMIRRDLGSAVAAHAARMCVVPLEREGGQAQFIVHERPPVPRGSDLEPLLEWMEDNLGGEVTLGAMAARAGMSERTFSRRFREQTGTTPLQWLLRARVRRAQYLLENGDHSVERIARQAGFGSPTAFRERFRRVVGTTPYAYRAAFHGKPAAPAARA, from the coding sequence ATGCATTGCGTGGCGATCCTGGTCCTCGACGACGTCGTGCCGTTCGACATGGCGGCGCCCATGCAGGCGTTCGACTGGACGCGGCTGCCCGACGGGCGCCGCCCGTACCGGGTCCGGCTGTGCGCGGAGTCGCCCGAGGTGCGCACGGAGGGGCTCGCCCTGCGTATCGACCGGGGTCTGGAGGCTCTGGAATCCGCCGACACGATCATCGTGCCGGGCCGCTCGGAGGAGCACGGCCCGCCCTCGGAGCGGGTCCTCGCGGCGCTGCGGAGGGCGGCCGGCGCCGGTACGCGGATCGCGTCGGTGTGCGTGGGCGCCTTCGTCCTCGCGGAGGCGGGGCTGCTGGACGGGCTGCGGGCGACCACCCACTGGATCGCCGCGGCGGAGCTGGCCCGCCGCCATCCGCGCGTGGAGGTGCAGCCGGACGTGCTCTACGTCGACAACGGGCAGATCCTCACCTCGGCGGGCGCCGCCGCCGGTCTGGACATGTGCCTGCACATGATCCGCCGGGACCTGGGGTCGGCCGTCGCCGCGCACGCCGCCCGGATGTGCGTCGTACCGCTGGAACGGGAGGGCGGACAGGCCCAGTTCATCGTGCACGAGCGTCCGCCCGTGCCGCGGGGCTCGGACCTGGAGCCGCTGCTGGAGTGGATGGAGGACAACCTGGGCGGGGAGGTCACCCTCGGCGCGATGGCCGCCCGCGCGGGTATGAGCGAGCGCACCTTCAGCCGCCGGTTCCGCGAGCAGACGGGCACCACTCCGCTGCAGTGGCTGCTGCGGGCGCGGGTGCGGCGGGCCCAGTATCTGCTGGAGAACGGCGACCACTCGGTCGAGCGGATCGCGCGGCAGGCGGGATTCGGCTCCCCCACGGCATTCCGGGAGCGGTTCCGCCGGGTGGTCGGCACGACTCCGTACGCCTATCGCGCGGCGTTCCACGGGAAGCCGGCCGCGCCCGCGGCGCGCGCGTAG
- a CDS encoding DUF5133 domain-containing protein, translated as MLEPDPKVVRELLTRYASLRIAQAESQRPTTGRELADVSYTLCVMMATTSIHDAVAKADALLLAKGRTPDAVRAADPDGESGLSLAV; from the coding sequence GTGCTCGAACCGGACCCGAAGGTCGTCAGGGAGTTGCTGACGCGGTACGCGTCACTGCGGATCGCTCAGGCGGAGAGTCAGAGGCCGACGACGGGGCGGGAACTGGCGGACGTCAGCTACACGTTGTGCGTGATGATGGCGACGACCAGCATCCACGACGCGGTGGCCAAGGCGGACGCGCTGCTGCTCGCCAAGGGACGGACACCGGACGCAGTCCGCGCGGCGGACCCGGACGGGGAGAGCGGCCTGTCGCTGGCCGTGTGA
- a CDS encoding NAD(P)H-binding protein: MTGTGTTLVVGATGTTGGRTAAQLIAAGHRVQAGSRRAVPLPGAEAVSFDWYDTDTHDAALDGADRVYLVPPPGEWNPAAVMLPFLRRARDAGVRRAVLLSSSAVPEGGPAVGAVHRALPGLFEQWAVLRPSWFMQNFTGAHAHAVSIREEGAIFTAAGSGRVGFVDADDIAAVAVRALTDDHAPGTDLVLTGPEALGYDDIAAILTRAGGRTVVHRRLTNEQLRARLATLVPPDFAAMLADMDRAIAGGAEDRTTDTVQRVTGRPPHGFREVLERELRAR; this comes from the coding sequence ATGACCGGCACCGGCACCACACTGGTGGTCGGAGCCACCGGCACCACCGGCGGCCGCACCGCCGCGCAACTGATCGCCGCGGGCCACCGCGTGCAGGCCGGGAGCAGGCGCGCGGTCCCGCTGCCGGGCGCGGAGGCGGTCAGCTTCGACTGGTACGACACCGACACGCACGACGCGGCCCTCGACGGAGCCGACCGCGTCTATCTCGTTCCGCCGCCGGGCGAGTGGAACCCGGCCGCGGTCATGCTGCCCTTCCTGCGCAGGGCACGCGACGCGGGCGTGCGGCGTGCGGTGCTGCTCAGCTCCTCGGCCGTTCCCGAGGGCGGCCCGGCGGTGGGCGCGGTGCACCGGGCGCTCCCCGGCCTGTTCGAGCAGTGGGCGGTGCTGCGGCCGTCCTGGTTCATGCAGAACTTCACCGGGGCCCACGCCCACGCCGTCAGTATCCGGGAGGAGGGCGCCATATTCACCGCCGCCGGGAGCGGCCGCGTGGGCTTCGTCGACGCCGACGACATCGCCGCCGTCGCCGTGCGCGCCCTCACCGACGACCACGCCCCCGGTACGGATCTGGTCCTCACCGGTCCCGAGGCCCTCGGCTACGACGACATCGCCGCGATCCTCACGCGGGCCGGGGGCCGGACCGTGGTCCACCGGCGCCTGACGAACGAGCAGTTGCGTGCCCGCCTCGCGACACTGGTTCCGCCGGACTTCGCCGCGATGCTGGCCGACATGGACCGCGCCATCGCCGGGGGAGCCGAGGACCGCACCACCGACACGGTCCAACGCGTCACCGGCCGCCCGCCGCACGGCTTCCGGGAGGTGCTGGAACGGGAGCTGCGTGCGCGGTGA